A part of Arachis hypogaea cultivar Tifrunner chromosome 12, arahy.Tifrunner.gnm2.J5K5, whole genome shotgun sequence genomic DNA contains:
- the LOC112727105 gene encoding uncharacterized protein — protein MGCFLACFGSSKSKRRKHTHSVQRNATSKPEQPRVSLVQDHSETSLNTESELQGKNEEQLSVSSRKKVTFDSNIRTYDPVSPDEVSDFKSGEEEHAGKEEALEKPSQSKLSSSGDCSVTSKGSFPPNHRYQNCRESDDEDEEELDYGVSDLSDEDEECDEMVEEFEEDRVKIDVDHVVTEGVMESTIQNCESDLKPFGVNPNARDRNAYVHPVLNPVENLTQWKSVKAKRTVSSPLKPQKENYVSPNHESPRIAIAAAEQSVKEVSFHLNSKTDSPKKLSQEISVDESVKEVSFQLNPKTDSPKKLSQEISVDASLSNWLATSSETSTPMNKGSSVSLNSVTTPERSTVSQGSNSVISHDDRPILGALTLEEIKQFSATSSPRKSPSRSPDEMPIIGTVGTYWNFAEEASTASSFKGIPNTTSKYREDKKVNWHSTPFETRLEKALNRGAAAGEA, from the exons ATGGGTTGCTTCCTTGCTTGTTTTGGTTCCTCCAAATCCAAACGCAGAAAACACACGCACAGTGTTCAA CGAAATGCTACAAGCAAGCCTGAGCAACCTAGAGTCTCTCTGGTTCAGGATCATTCCGAAACCTCTCTTAACACTGAATCAGAACTTCA GGGTAAAAATGAGGAGCAACTAAGTGTTAGTTcaagaaagaaagtaactttTGATTCCAATATTAGAACCTATGATCCTGTTTCTCCTGATGAAGTTAGTGATTTCAAGAGTGGTGAAGAAGAGCATGCTGGAAAGGAGGAAGCATTGGAGAAACCAAGCCAATCGAAGCTCTCTTCCTCTGGAGACTGTTCAGTTACCTCAAAAGGGTCTTTCCCTCCAAATCACAGGTACCAGAATTGTAGGGAAAGTGATGATGAAGACGAAGAAGAATTGGATTATGGAGTTAGTGATCTcagtgatgaagatgaagaatgtGATGAAATGGTTGAAGAGTTTGAAGAAGATAGGGTGAAAATCGATGTTGATCATGTGGTTACTGAAGGGGTTATGGAGAGTACAATCCAAAATTGTGAAAGTGATTTGAAGCCATTTGGGGTTAATCCCAATGCTAGAGATAGAAATGCTTATGTTCATCCTGTGTTAAACCCTGTCGAGAATCTCACTCAGTGGAAATCAGTCAAGGCCAAGAGAACAGTATCATCACCATTGAAGCCTCAGAAAGAGAATTATGTTTCTCCCAATCATGAATCTCCAAGGATTGCTATTGCAGCTGCGGAACAAAGTGTTAAGGAAGTTTCTTTCCACTTGAATTCGAAAACTGACTCACCAAAGAAGCTGAGCCAGGAAATTTCAGTTGATGAAAGTGTTAAGGAAGTTTCTTTCCAGTTGAATCCGAAAACTGACTCACCAAAGAAGCTGAGCCAGGAAATTTCAGTTGATGCTAGCCTCTCAAATTGGTTGGCTACTTCGTCAGAAACGAGCACACCTATGAACAAGGGTAGCTCAGTGTCCTTGAATTCAGTTACAACTCCTGAAAGAAGCACAGTCTCACAAGGTTCAAATTCTGTAATTAGCCATGATGATAGGCCTATTTTAGGTGCATTGACGTTGGAAGAAATCAAGCAATTTTCAGCTACTTCGTCACCAAGGAAGTCACCTAGTAGGAGTCCTGATGAGATGCCTATCATAGGCACTGTTGGGACCTACTGGAATTTTGCCGAAGAAGCCAGCACAGCATCATCCTTCAAAGGGATTCCCAACACAACAAGCAAGTATAGAGAG GATAAGAAAGTGAATTGGCACTCAACTCCATTTGAGACAAGGTTAGAGAAAGCTTTGAACAGAGGTGCTGCTGCTGGTGAAGCGTAG
- the LOC112727106 gene encoding cellulose synthase A catalytic subunit 4 [UDP-forming], which produces MAAGSTAGSHSRKGLGFMRYDDSDEENTDYNQQQWQHNVEAFSLAGSVASKDSEVEIGFLRNTEKHIERKEKKGLISNDQEDEDYILAEARQPLWRKVPVPSSLINPYRIVIVMRLVVLAFFFRFRILNPVHDAFPLWLVSVICEIWLALSWLVDQLPKWFPITRETSLERLSLRFEQEGRQNKLSPVDVFVTTADPFKEPPIITANTVLSVLSVDYPVEKVNCYVSDDSASMLLYDTLYETSEFARIWIPFVNKYSIEPRAPEFYFSQKVDYLKDKVHPTFVRDRRAMKREYEEFKVRINVLISKAQKKPEEGWVMKDGTPWPGNNTEDHPGMIQVCLGSAGTLDMDGKQLPRLVYVSREKRPGYRHHEKAGAMNALVRVSAVLSNAPFVLNLDCDQYINNSKTIREAMCFLMDPQLGKRICFVQFPRRFDGIDNNDRYANRNTVFYDIVMKGLDGIQGPVYVGTGCVFNRQAIYGNKPPSDKKPKTSQSSCCCCCCSGDDSGSTFDLEEIDEGLEGFEEKEETSFISMKNFEKQYGMSPVLIASVLMEDGGLPKVTNTQLLIKEAIHVISCGYEEKTEWGKEIGWLYGSVTEDILTGFNMHCRGWKSVYCMPKRDAFKGSAPINLSDRLHQVLKWALGSTEIFFSGYCPLWYGYTGKLKLLQRLAYTNTIVYPFTSIPLLVYCTIPAVCLLTGKFIVPALTNVASIWLMALFTSMILTCVLELRWSGVNIQDWWRNEQFWVIGSVSSHLFAVFQGLLKVGGVHSNFTIRAKSTDNNSVSNQLYLFKWTTLMIPPTSLVILNMVGIVAGISDAINNGYNSWGPLFGKLFFSFWVIIHLYPFLKGLMGRQNRTPTIVVLWSILLALVFSMIWVRIDVFLPKKTGPVLVQCGLEC; this is translated from the exons ATGGCTGCAGGTTCCACTGCTGGTTCTCACTCCCGGAAAGGGCTCGGATTCATGCGCTATGATGACTCAGATGAG GAAAATACAGACTACAATCAGCAACAGTGGCAGCACAATGTTGAAGCTTTCTCTTTAGCTGGAAGTG TTGCTAGTAAGGATTCTGAAGTAGAAATTGGTTTCTTAAGAAATACAGAGAAACacatagaaagaaaagaaaagaaaggactAATAAGCAATGATCAAGAAGATGAAGATTACAT TTTGGCTGAAGCCAGGCAACCATTGTGGCGAAAAGTGCCGGTACCTTCAAGCCTAATCAATCCATACCGGATAGTCATTGTCATGCGCCTCGTCGTGCTGGCATTCTTTTTTCGCTTCCGGATCCTAAATCCAGTCCATGATGCATTTCCACTCTGGTTGGTCTCAGTAATTTGTGAAATATGGCTAGCATTGTCCTGGCTAGTTGATCAGCTACCAAAATGGTTCCCCATCACACGCGAAACCAGCCTCGAGCGCTTGTCCTTGCGCTTCGAGCAAGAAGGCAGGCAAAACAAACTATCCCCTGTTGATGTTTTTGTGACAACTGCAGACCCTTTTAAAGAACCACCAATCATAACAGCAAACACTGTCTTATCAGTACTTTCTGTTGATTATCCAGTAGAAAAGGTTAACTGCTATGTCTCGGATGACAGTGCTTCAATGCTTCTCTATGATACTTTGTATGAAACTTCAGAGTTTGCAAGAATTTGGATCCCTTTTGTGAATAAGTACAGCATTGAGCCAAGAGCACCTGAATTCTATTTCTCTCAGAAGGTTGATTACTTGAAAGACAAGGTTCATCCTACATTTGTAAGGGACCGCAGGGCGATGAAG AGAGAGTATGAAGAGTTTAAGGTGAGAATCAATGTGTTGATTTCAAAGGCTCAGAAGAAACCAGAAGAGGGTTGGGTGATGAAAGATGGAACACCTTGGCCTGGGAACAACACTGAAGATCATCCAGGGatgattcag GTGTGTTTGGGAAGTGCTGGTACACTGGACATGGATGGCAAACAACTGCCACGGCTTGTGTATGTTTCGAGGGAGAAGCGCCCCGGCTATCGACACCACGAGAAAGCTGGTGCTATGAATGCTTTG GTTCGAGTTTCTGCTGTTCTTAGCAATGCTCCTTTTGTGTTGAACTTGGATTGTGACCAGTATATCAATAATAGCAAGACTATAAGGGAGGCTATGTGCTTCTTAATGGATCCTCAGCTTGGAAAGAGGATTTGTTTTGTCCAATTTCCAAGAAGGTTCGATGGCATCGATAACAATGATCGATATGCTAATCGCAATACCGTGTTCTATGAT ATCGTGATGAAAGGACTTGATGGGATTCAAGGCCCAGTGTATGTTGGCACTGGTTGTGTTTTCAATAGGCAGGCAATATATGGCAATAAACCGCCATCTGATAAAAAGCCGAAGACAAGCCAGTCTtcatgctgctgctgctgctgttctGGTGATGATTCTGGGTCCACGTTTGATCTTGAAGAGATTGATGAAGGACTTGAAGGGTTTGAAGAGAAAGAGGAAACATCTTTCATTTCAATGAAAAACTTTGAGAAGCAATATGGAATGTCACCAGTTTTGATTGCTTCTGTTTTGATGGAAGATGGTGGACTTCCAAAAGTGACCAATACACAGTTGCTGATTAAGGAAGCAATTCATGTTATTAGCTGTGGTTATGAAGAGAAAACTGAATGGGGCAAAGAG ATTGGGTGGCTTTATGGCTCAGTGACAGAAGATATCTTAACAGGATTTAACATGCATTGTAGAGGGTGGAAATCAGTGTACTGCATGCCAAAGAGAGATGCTTTTAAAGGATCTGCTCCTATAAATCTATCTGATAGATTACACCAAGTTCTGAAATGGGCTCTTGGTTCAACTGAGATTTTCTTTAGTGGCTATTGCCCATTGTGGTATGGTTATACTGGTAAACTAAAATTGCTACAGAGGTTGGCTTACACTAATACTATTGTTTATCCTTTCACTTCCATCCCTCTCTTGGTGTACTGCACGATTCCAGCCGTCTGTCTTCTGACTGGAAAATTCATTGTTCCAGCG TTAACAAATGTTGCTAGCATTTGGCTAATGGCTCTGTTCACCTCCATGATCTTAACGTGCGTGCTAGAGCTCCGGTGGAGTGGGGTAAACATTCAGGACTGGTGGCGCAACGAGCAATTCTGGGTGATCGGCAGCGTCTCCTCGCACCTCTTTGCCGTGTTCCAAGGTCTCCTCAAAGTTGGTGGAGTACACTCTAACTTCACAATCAGAGCAAAATCCACAGATAACAACAGTGTATCCAATCAACTCTATCTCTTCAAATGGACAACTCTTATGATACCACCAACAAGTCTTGTTATCTTGAACATGGTTGGGATTGTGGCCGGAATATCTGATGCCATTAACAATGGATATAACTCATGGGGACCTTTGTTTGGgaagcttttcttttctttttgggtCATTATTCATCTATATCCTTTCCTTAAAGGTCTAATGGGAAGGCAGAACAGAACACCTACCATTGTTGTCCTCTGGTCAATACTTTTAGCATTGGTTTTCTCAATGATTTGGGTGAGAATTGATGTGTTCTTGCCCAAGAAAACAGGTCCAGTTCTAGTACAATGTGGGTTAGAATGCTAA